A single genomic interval of Peribacillus sp. FSL H8-0477 harbors:
- a CDS encoding S1C family serine protease: MGYFDEQESNRKTRKSGSKIGYFLAALAGVLIGALLVLTVVNNNDTGTETDNAGQSKNDEKSDERVQDISIDVTSAVIDAGDKASDAVVGITNIQQTNFWGQQGEAAEAGSGSGVVYKKEGDKAYIVTNNHVIEGANELEVTLADGTKLPAKLMGSDPWTDLAVVEVAGSKVQTIAEFGKSTALKPGEPVIAIGNPLGLQFSGSITQGIISGLERTIEVDINEDGQVDWNAEVIQTDAAINPGNSGGALVNMKGQVIGINSMKIAESAVEGIGLSIPIDSVVPIINDIEKYGEVKRAFMGVSLASVEEISQYHQKNTLKLPQDMRSGVAITSVQPNSPAAKAGLKEFDVIVKMDKEEIKDVVGLRKYLYNDKQIGDSITITYYRAGKKETAAVKLTEEQL; this comes from the coding sequence TTGGGATACTTTGATGAACAGGAGAGCAATCGAAAAACACGAAAAAGCGGAAGTAAAATCGGTTATTTTTTGGCGGCATTGGCGGGCGTGTTAATTGGTGCGCTGCTCGTTTTAACCGTCGTAAACAATAATGATACTGGAACAGAAACTGATAATGCTGGTCAATCAAAAAACGATGAAAAATCGGATGAACGTGTACAAGATATTTCAATTGATGTTACATCGGCCGTCATTGACGCTGGAGATAAGGCTAGCGATGCTGTTGTAGGCATTACAAATATTCAGCAAACGAACTTCTGGGGACAGCAAGGTGAAGCTGCAGAGGCTGGGTCTGGATCCGGTGTGGTATATAAAAAAGAAGGAGACAAGGCCTATATTGTTACGAACAATCACGTAATTGAAGGTGCTAACGAACTTGAAGTTACTCTTGCTGATGGAACGAAGCTGCCAGCCAAATTGATGGGAAGCGATCCTTGGACAGATCTTGCAGTTGTTGAAGTAGCAGGATCAAAAGTTCAAACAATCGCAGAGTTCGGAAAATCTACAGCACTGAAACCTGGTGAACCAGTAATCGCCATTGGAAATCCACTGGGGCTTCAATTCTCTGGTTCAATTACACAGGGAATTATATCAGGATTGGAACGAACAATTGAAGTAGATATTAATGAAGATGGACAGGTTGACTGGAATGCAGAAGTTATTCAGACAGATGCAGCAATCAATCCAGGGAACAGCGGTGGAGCACTTGTGAATATGAAGGGGCAGGTAATCGGCATTAATTCAATGAAAATTGCAGAAAGCGCAGTTGAAGGCATAGGGCTTTCTATCCCGATTGACTCAGTTGTACCAATTATTAATGACATTGAAAAATATGGGGAAGTTAAACGTGCCTTTATGGGAGTAAGTTTGGCTTCTGTAGAAGAAATATCACAGTATCACCAGAAAAACACACTCAAATTGCCCCAGGATATGAGGTCAGGTGTAGCCATTACAAGTGTACAGCCGAATTCACCAGCAGCCAAAGCTGGATTAAAGGAATTCGATGTAATTGTCAAGATGGATAAGGAAGAGATTAAAGACGTAGTCGGTTTAAGAAAATATTTATACAACGATAAGCAAATAGGCGACAGTATTACGATTACCTATTATCGTGCCGGTAAAAAAGAGACAGCAGCAGTAAAGCTTACTGAAGAACAATTATAA
- a CDS encoding MBL fold metallo-hydrolase — MTMHFSVLASGSTGNAFFVETEDQSFLVDAGLSGKALEGLFNDIGRDMSKLSGILVTHEHSDHIKGLGVVARKHKLPIYANAKTWNAMERNIGQIPIEQKFHFEMEQVKTFGSLDIESFGVSHDAAEPMFYTFHHDDKKVVLITDTGYVSDRVKGIISNAEAYIFESNHDVSMLRMGRYPWNIKRRILSDVGHVSNEDAALAMSEVAGDRTKRIYLAHLSLDNNMKDLARMSVEQTLKTQGIIVGEQFSIYDTDPKKATELVSV, encoded by the coding sequence ATGACAATGCATTTTAGTGTTCTCGCAAGCGGGAGTACAGGAAATGCCTTTTTCGTAGAGACAGAGGATCAATCCTTCCTAGTAGATGCCGGATTGAGTGGTAAAGCATTAGAGGGCCTTTTTAACGATATTGGACGTGATATGTCCAAGCTCTCAGGCATTCTTGTTACCCATGAGCACAGTGATCATATTAAGGGTTTGGGTGTAGTAGCGAGAAAACATAAGCTACCTATTTACGCGAATGCAAAAACGTGGAATGCAATGGAACGAAATATCGGACAGATTCCGATTGAACAAAAGTTTCATTTTGAAATGGAACAAGTTAAAACGTTTGGCAGCCTGGATATTGAATCATTTGGTGTCTCCCATGATGCAGCTGAACCAATGTTTTATACCTTCCATCATGATGATAAAAAGGTCGTTTTAATAACGGATACTGGTTACGTAAGTGATCGAGTAAAAGGGATTATCTCAAATGCTGAAGCATATATTTTTGAAAGCAATCATGATGTTTCTATGCTAAGAATGGGACGCTATCCATGGAATATTAAGCGACGTATTTTAAGTGATGTAGGACATGTATCAAATGAAGATGCAGCTCTTGCAATGAGTGAGGTTGCAGGCGATCGAACAAAACGTATTTATCTGGCACATCTAAGTCTAGATAATAACATGAAAGATCTGGCTAGGATGTCTGTGGAGCAAACATTGAAAACACAAGGGATTATTGTGGGTGAACAGTTTTCAATTTATGATACAGATCCCAAAAAAGCAACAGAACTAGTAAGTGTGTAA
- a CDS encoding two-component system regulatory protein YycI codes for MDWNKTQTLFIIVFLILDIFLLYQYIEKKASFNTPFLSKASDVELLKLEGITYDNLPKHKLSENYLIAKSKDFTKEADKLKELKDQKTNIINKNKLTGKFDKKIKFSSKNMAIELETFLKENILYGKDYRFWSYDKEARTIVFYQYVENKMFYNNSKGKVTIFIDDKNNMISYEQTYLVEIEKYQKERELQQAESAIISLYLNGDIAGKSDIKAELGYYNSLQAATVSQLLVPTWRIIVNGELDLFVNAFDGEVIELNTEEKILE; via the coding sequence ATGGACTGGAACAAAACGCAAACGCTTTTTATTATCGTTTTTTTAATCCTAGATATTTTTCTTCTTTATCAATATATTGAAAAAAAAGCAAGCTTCAATACGCCCTTTTTAAGCAAGGCTTCAGACGTAGAGTTATTAAAACTGGAAGGCATTACGTATGATAACCTGCCGAAACATAAACTGAGCGAGAATTATCTTATCGCGAAAAGCAAGGATTTTACCAAAGAAGCCGATAAGCTAAAGGAACTTAAGGATCAGAAAACAAACATTATTAATAAGAATAAGTTGACGGGTAAATTTGATAAAAAGATTAAGTTCTCTAGCAAAAACATGGCAATAGAGCTTGAAACATTTTTAAAGGAAAATATCCTTTATGGCAAAGATTACCGCTTTTGGTCCTATGATAAAGAAGCTAGAACGATTGTTTTTTACCAATATGTCGAGAATAAAATGTTTTATAACAACAGTAAGGGAAAAGTGACCATTTTCATTGACGATAAAAACAATATGATTTCGTATGAACAAACGTATCTTGTTGAAATAGAAAAGTATCAAAAAGAAAGAGAACTCCAGCAGGCTGAATCAGCCATTATATCTCTTTATTTGAATGGAGATATAGCAGGGAAAAGCGATATTAAAGCAGAACTAGGGTATTATAATTCTTTACAAGCTGCTACCGTATCTCAACTATTGGTTCCAACCTGGAGAATTATCGTAAATGGTGAACTTGATCTATTTGTTAATGCATTCGATGGTGAAGTGATTGAGTTAAATACCGAAGAAAAAATACTGGAGTGA
- a CDS encoding YycH family regulatory protein: protein MNFEHVKSITLTILIITSAVLTWNIWTTQPEYEDIDPNGFIPVKTEEKEINDILKLKGILFHSGGSHFQMTDSVEMDKFQANLSKWTLNGYKDVSSEKAGSAEEFSDFLHSEANTEILLTDEVPFKTFSMLLNSDEKDLPRFSFDRIVFQAKESNQRDSSIYFVSTKSKEVIESKLNGADMEGFYQTYYKKAQTLPEYESYKVSKERTLFILKEKPKLEKLIYSIKYVNLSNLKKALFDNPSEVRTEKVEDGEEFSDDGSLMTVRSNSLISYVDTTEKGNNINSFASSEIIQQSINHVNNHAGWEDNKYQFAGLNENNQSIFFQLFIEGIPVFNELGMSQIEQVWGNANIYRYKRPAFALDFPLQSDGAEVELPTGREAIKALEMKEGFQLSKLQDLVVGYHLSKPSSDDKFVTLEPAWYYRSGDTWAIVSFAEPGGE, encoded by the coding sequence ATGAATTTTGAACATGTAAAAAGCATTACTCTGACGATTTTAATTATCACAAGTGCAGTGTTGACATGGAATATTTGGACGACCCAGCCTGAATATGAAGACATCGATCCCAATGGGTTTATCCCGGTTAAAACGGAAGAAAAAGAAATTAACGATATTCTTAAGTTAAAAGGGATCCTTTTTCATTCAGGAGGCAGTCATTTTCAAATGACTGATAGTGTCGAGATGGATAAATTCCAAGCTAATTTATCTAAATGGACGTTAAATGGTTACAAAGATGTTTCTTCTGAAAAAGCCGGGTCAGCTGAAGAATTCAGTGACTTTCTGCATAGTGAGGCTAATACAGAAATTCTGTTAACAGATGAAGTACCATTTAAAACTTTTAGTATGCTTCTCAATAGTGATGAAAAGGATTTACCGAGATTTTCGTTTGACCGAATTGTATTTCAAGCGAAAGAGTCAAACCAAAGAGACTCATCGATTTATTTTGTTTCGACGAAAAGCAAGGAAGTTATAGAAAGTAAATTAAATGGAGCAGACATGGAAGGGTTTTATCAAACCTACTATAAAAAGGCTCAAACTTTACCGGAATACGAATCGTACAAGGTTAGTAAAGAACGTACATTGTTTATTCTAAAAGAAAAACCGAAGTTAGAGAAGCTCATCTATAGTATTAAATACGTGAATTTGAGTAACCTCAAAAAAGCTCTGTTTGATAACCCCTCAGAGGTCCGAACTGAAAAAGTGGAGGATGGAGAGGAGTTTTCAGATGACGGCAGCTTGATGACTGTCCGAAGTAATTCCTTAATTTCTTATGTTGATACCACGGAAAAAGGGAATAACATTAACAGTTTTGCATCAAGTGAAATCATTCAGCAAAGCATAAATCATGTTAATAATCATGCAGGATGGGAAGACAACAAGTATCAGTTTGCAGGTCTTAACGAAAATAACCAGAGTATCTTTTTCCAGCTGTTTATTGAGGGGATTCCAGTATTTAATGAATTAGGAATGTCTCAAATTGAACAGGTTTGGGGCAATGCCAATATTTATCGCTATAAACGTCCTGCTTTCGCTCTTGATTTTCCTTTACAATCTGATGGTGCTGAGGTTGAACTCCCAACTGGGAGGGAAGCGATAAAGGCGTTGGAAATGAAAGAAGGTTTTCAACTGAGCAAGCTTCAAGACTTAGTCGTTGGCTACCATTTATCGAAACCATCATCAGATGATAAATTCGTGACACTTGAGCCCGCATGGTATTACCGTTCTGGCGATACTTGGGCCATCGTTTCGTTTGCTGAACCAGGAGGCGAGTAG
- the walK gene encoding cell wall metabolism sensor histidine kinase WalK, protein MKKLGLFRSIHVKFVLIYVLLIFVAMQIIGVYFVAELEGKLKENFQKSVTSHINLLTYSIGEEMTKERTESDPVLEEAINGILLDKNNGNNDITEVRVVERRSKRVIGTSNASNQALVGKKTTDFLVKRTLVVGREHSEIQRDKDNGRRMWVLTTPITDRTTVIGAVYLIADMENVFEEMNEINTIFITGTAIALVITAILGVFLSQTITRPMTDMRKQAIAMSRGNFSRKVKVYGDDEIGQLAVTFNTLTKKLQDSQSSTEGERRKLSSVLSFMTDGVISTDRRGRVNLINDPAARLLDVSRETVLGQPIIELLGLEEEYTFEDLLEERESVILDYSKQNKPYVLRANFSVIQKETGFVNGLITVLHDITEQEKIEEDRREFVANVSHELRTPLTTMRSYLEALAEGAWQDEEIAPAFLGVTQNETERMIRLVNDLLQLSKMDSKDYQFSKNWVNFSTFFTNIIDRLEMSKKEDILFKRDVPRTAFYVEIDEDKITQVLYNIISNAMKYSPEGGQITFRIREAEEQIVISISDEGVGIPKNTLDKIFERFYRVDKARSRNVGGTGLGLAIAKEMVVAHGGKIWAESVEGKGTTVFFTLPYEQEQEDEWS, encoded by the coding sequence ATGAAAAAGCTAGGCTTATTTCGTTCTATTCACGTGAAGTTTGTCTTAATCTACGTGCTGCTTATTTTTGTAGCCATGCAGATTATCGGTGTATATTTTGTTGCTGAATTGGAAGGTAAATTAAAGGAAAACTTTCAGAAATCAGTTACCAGTCATATTAATCTTCTGACCTACAGCATAGGTGAAGAAATGACAAAGGAAAGAACCGAAAGTGACCCTGTGCTTGAAGAAGCAATTAATGGAATTCTTCTAGATAAGAATAATGGCAATAACGATATAACTGAGGTTCGTGTCGTCGAAAGAAGATCAAAGAGAGTGATTGGAACATCGAATGCGAGTAATCAAGCACTCGTCGGAAAGAAGACCACTGATTTTCTTGTCAAACGGACACTTGTAGTCGGCCGAGAGCATAGTGAAATTCAGCGTGACAAAGATAATGGCCGGCGCATGTGGGTGCTTACAACGCCTATCACTGATAGAACGACGGTGATTGGCGCGGTCTATTTAATTGCTGATATGGAAAATGTATTTGAAGAAATGAATGAAATTAATACTATATTTATTACCGGAACAGCCATTGCGCTTGTTATTACGGCAATATTAGGGGTATTTCTCAGTCAAACCATTACCCGTCCTATGACCGATATGCGAAAACAGGCAATAGCTATGTCTAGAGGGAACTTTTCTCGTAAAGTTAAGGTGTATGGTGATGATGAAATTGGTCAGCTTGCAGTCACCTTTAATACGCTGACTAAAAAGCTCCAAGATTCCCAGTCGAGTACAGAAGGAGAACGCAGGAAGCTGTCTTCCGTATTATCGTTTATGACGGATGGAGTTATTTCAACGGATCGCCGAGGACGAGTGAACTTGATTAATGACCCTGCAGCACGTTTATTAGATGTTTCACGTGAAACAGTATTAGGTCAACCTATTATTGAACTGCTAGGGTTAGAAGAAGAATATACCTTCGAGGATTTACTTGAAGAAAGAGAATCAGTCATTCTTGATTATAGTAAACAGAATAAACCCTATGTACTGCGTGCTAATTTCTCCGTTATTCAAAAAGAAACTGGCTTTGTTAATGGCTTGATTACCGTGCTGCATGATATTACCGAACAGGAAAAGATCGAGGAAGATCGCCGTGAGTTCGTGGCAAATGTTTCTCATGAGCTGCGTACACCGTTAACGACGATGCGCAGTTATCTAGAAGCTCTTGCTGAAGGGGCATGGCAGGATGAAGAAATAGCTCCGGCATTTCTAGGTGTCACGCAAAATGAAACAGAACGAATGATCCGCCTTGTGAATGACCTGCTTCAACTTTCAAAGATGGACAGCAAGGATTATCAATTCTCAAAGAACTGGGTTAACTTTAGCACCTTCTTTACAAACATCATTGATCGGCTGGAAATGTCGAAAAAAGAAGATATTCTCTTTAAAAGAGATGTACCGAGAACGGCGTTTTATGTCGAAATCGATGAAGATAAGATCACTCAAGTACTCTACAATATTATTTCTAATGCAATGAAGTACTCCCCGGAGGGCGGACAAATTACCTTTAGAATCCGTGAAGCAGAAGAACAGATTGTGATTAGTATTAGTGATGAAGGAGTGGGAATTCCTAAAAACACTCTTGATAAGATCTTTGAACGGTTTTACCGTGTTGATAAAGCGAGATCAAGGAATGTCGGAGGCACTGGATTAGGACTTGCTATTGCTAAAGAAATGGTCGTCGCTCATGGCGGGAAAATTTGGGCTGAAAGTGTGGAAGGCAAAGGAACGACTGTATTCTTTACCCTACCGTACGAACAGGAACAAGAGGATGAGTGGTCATGA
- the yycF gene encoding response regulator YycF: protein MEKKILVVDDEKPIADILQFNLKKEGYDVYCAYDGNEALKMVEELQPDLILLDIMLPQRDGMEVCREVRKKYETPIIMLTAKDSEIDKVLGLELGADDYVTKPFSTREIIARVKANLRRHQIVAAPNPEEESKEISIGPLTIHPDAYVVSKRGDTIELTHREFELLHYLAKHIGQVMTREHLLQTVWGYDYFGDVRTVDVTVRRLREKIEDNPSHPGWIVTRRGVGYYLRNPEQE from the coding sequence ATGGAGAAAAAGATTTTAGTAGTAGATGATGAGAAGCCGATTGCAGACATTCTGCAATTTAATTTGAAAAAAGAGGGCTATGATGTATATTGCGCTTATGATGGCAATGAAGCACTTAAAATGGTAGAGGAATTACAGCCAGATTTGATACTTCTCGATATCATGCTTCCACAGCGTGACGGTATGGAAGTTTGTCGTGAAGTCAGAAAAAAATATGAAACACCTATTATTATGCTGACAGCTAAGGATTCAGAGATAGATAAAGTGCTAGGTCTTGAGCTAGGAGCAGATGACTATGTTACAAAACCATTTAGTACGAGAGAAATCATCGCTCGTGTAAAGGCGAATCTTCGTCGTCATCAAATAGTAGCTGCGCCAAACCCAGAAGAAGAATCAAAAGAAATCTCTATTGGGCCTTTAACGATACACCCAGATGCGTACGTTGTATCTAAACGCGGCGATACAATTGAGCTAACACATAGGGAATTTGAATTGCTGCATTACTTAGCTAAACATATTGGACAAGTTATGACACGAGAACATCTTTTGCAAACGGTTTGGGGCTATGATTATTTTGGGGATGTTCGTACGGTCGACGTAACAGTGAGACGTTTACGTGAAAAAATCGAAGATAATCCAAGTCACCCAGGCTGGATTGTCACAAGAAGAGGGGTAGGTTATTACCTGCGTAACCCTGAACAGGAGTAA
- a CDS encoding M23 family metallopeptidase produces the protein MFKLYNKNTLLKGLLVVCTAVLLFPLHSSAKESETTEMKMVQHVYINDDFVGSLTDEKDLQSSLEEKVENTKAAYPDAVINADSQVTLIPEHMFKEPDRDSLVIDKVIHDLKVKADAYEITIDDEVVAYVSSKADAEEVIKSIFLQYVTEKELEQYEAGKQGKVNDTPENRVTEILLSKSLESKAAHVDPAKLIDVKEAVKLINEGTHVNAVYETKDQETLADIEDITDIEMTRLLELNPDINEETKLKAGTELQIEVPVAYLDIRVEREVIKNKDIDFKTKIIKDERLYKGEKKTEVKGKTGKQVITYKTIEMNGQSIEKTITDDRVESEPVTQVEIEGTKEVPSRGTGTFAWPADGGYISSKQGQRWGKLHKGIDIARPTTKKITAADNGVVEFAGVASGYGNMVIIDHKNGYKTTYAHLDSLAVQSGQVVPKGTKIGMMGSTGHSTGVHLHFEIYKNGALANPLNYIKQ, from the coding sequence ATGTTCAAGTTATATAATAAAAATACACTTTTAAAAGGATTACTTGTCGTATGTACAGCGGTTTTACTGTTTCCATTACATTCTTCGGCTAAAGAAAGTGAAACAACAGAAATGAAGATGGTACAGCATGTATATATTAATGATGATTTCGTTGGAAGTTTGACTGATGAAAAAGATTTGCAGTCCAGTTTGGAAGAAAAAGTAGAAAATACAAAAGCTGCATATCCAGATGCCGTCATTAATGCGGATAGCCAGGTAACGCTCATACCTGAACATATGTTTAAGGAACCTGACCGGGATAGCCTGGTTATTGATAAAGTTATTCACGATCTCAAAGTCAAAGCGGATGCCTACGAAATTACGATTGATGATGAAGTGGTTGCTTATGTCTCTTCAAAGGCAGATGCCGAGGAAGTAATAAAAAGCATTTTTCTTCAGTATGTGACGGAAAAGGAACTTGAACAATATGAAGCAGGGAAACAAGGGAAAGTAAACGACACACCGGAAAACCGTGTGACAGAGATTCTATTATCAAAATCTCTAGAAAGTAAAGCTGCTCATGTAGATCCAGCTAAATTGATTGATGTTAAAGAAGCAGTCAAATTGATTAATGAAGGTACGCATGTCAATGCGGTTTATGAAACAAAGGATCAAGAAACGCTGGCAGATATTGAAGACATTACTGACATTGAAATGACAAGACTGTTAGAATTAAATCCGGATATTAATGAAGAGACAAAATTAAAAGCAGGCACAGAACTGCAAATTGAAGTCCCTGTAGCTTATTTAGATATCCGAGTTGAAAGAGAAGTTATAAAGAATAAAGATATAGATTTCAAGACTAAAATTATTAAAGATGAACGACTTTATAAAGGTGAAAAGAAAACAGAGGTAAAAGGAAAAACCGGGAAACAGGTTATTACGTATAAAACAATAGAAATGAATGGACAGTCTATTGAAAAAACGATTACAGATGACCGTGTGGAATCAGAACCGGTTACACAAGTAGAGATAGAAGGAACGAAGGAAGTACCTTCAAGAGGGACTGGAACCTTCGCATGGCCTGCTGACGGAGGTTATATATCCAGTAAGCAAGGACAACGATGGGGCAAACTGCATAAAGGGATTGATATTGCCCGTCCGACTACCAAAAAAATTACAGCTGCGGATAATGGCGTGGTAGAATTTGCTGGCGTAGCCTCTGGGTATGGAAATATGGTTATCATTGATCATAAAAATGGTTATAAAACAACTTATGCCCATTTAGATTCGTTAGCTGTTCAATCTGGACAAGTAGTACCTAAAGGAACGAAAATAGGGATGATGGGGTCAACGGGTCATTCCACAGGTGTGCATCTTCATTTTGAAATTTATAAAAATGGAGCACTTGCTAATCCGCTGAATTATATTAAACAATAA
- a CDS encoding adenylosuccinate synthase, with product MSSVVVVGTQWGDEGKGKITDFLSENAEAIARYQGGNNAGHTIKFNGETYKLHLIPSGIFYSDKVCVIGNGMVVDPKALVKELAYLHERGVSTDNLRISNRAHVILPYHIRLDEVEEESKGANKIGTTKKGIGPAYMDKAARTGIRMADLLDREIFEQKLAHNLKEKNLLLERIYETDGFELEDILDEYFDYGQQVQKYVCDTSVVLNDLIDDGKRVLFEGAQGVMLDIDQGTYPFVTSSNPVAGGVAIGSGVGPTKINHVVGVCKAYTSRVGDGPFPTELENEIGHQIREVGREYGTTTGRPRRVGWFDSVVVRHARRVSGITDLSLNSIDVLSGIETVKICVAYKYNGEVIKEIPANLNILAKCEPVYEELPGWKEDITGCRSLDELPENARHYVERVSQLTQIPLATFSVGPDRTQTNIVRNPWRIV from the coding sequence ATGTCATCAGTTGTAGTAGTTGGAACACAGTGGGGCGACGAAGGTAAAGGTAAAATTACAGACTTTTTATCAGAAAATGCGGAAGCAATCGCACGTTATCAAGGCGGAAACAACGCTGGACATACAATTAAATTTAATGGTGAAACCTATAAACTTCATTTAATTCCCTCTGGAATTTTCTATAGCGATAAAGTATGTGTAATTGGAAATGGTATGGTGGTGGATCCGAAGGCGCTAGTTAAAGAACTTGCTTATTTACATGAGCGCGGCGTTTCAACAGATAACCTTCGAATTTCAAATCGTGCTCACGTTATTCTTCCTTACCATATTAGATTGGATGAAGTAGAAGAAGAAAGTAAGGGAGCAAATAAAATCGGTACGACTAAAAAGGGAATCGGACCTGCTTATATGGATAAAGCAGCTCGTACAGGGATTCGGATGGCCGATTTATTAGATCGTGAAATCTTCGAACAAAAACTAGCTCATAACCTTAAGGAAAAAAATCTTCTGCTTGAACGTATATATGAAACAGATGGCTTTGAGCTGGAAGATATTCTTGATGAATACTTCGACTACGGCCAACAGGTACAAAAATATGTATGTGATACATCTGTTGTTTTAAATGATTTAATTGACGATGGAAAACGTGTCCTTTTTGAGGGTGCACAGGGTGTGATGCTGGATATCGATCAAGGTACGTATCCTTTCGTTACGTCTTCTAATCCAGTAGCTGGCGGCGTTGCCATCGGTTCAGGTGTAGGACCAACAAAAATTAATCATGTGGTTGGTGTCTGTAAGGCCTATACATCTCGAGTAGGAGATGGTCCTTTCCCTACAGAGTTAGAAAATGAAATTGGTCATCAAATCCGTGAGGTCGGACGTGAATATGGTACAACTACAGGCAGACCGCGCCGTGTAGGCTGGTTTGATTCGGTTGTTGTCCGCCACGCCCGCCGTGTTAGTGGAATAACAGATCTTTCTTTAAATTCAATCGATGTCCTTTCAGGAATCGAAACTGTAAAAATTTGCGTTGCGTATAAATATAATGGTGAAGTAATTAAAGAAATTCCAGCAAACCTTAATATTCTTGCTAAGTGTGAACCAGTATATGAAGAACTTCCTGGCTGGAAAGAAGATATTACCGGTTGTCGTTCACTAGATGAACTGCCTGAAAACGCGCGTCACTACGTAGAGCGTGTGTCTCAGTTAACTCAAATACCACTAGCGACGTTCTCTGTCGGTCCAGACCGTACACAGACGAATATTGTTAGAAACCCTTGGCGTATTGTCTAA
- the dnaB gene encoding replicative DNA helicase: MNEVFQDRIPPQNIDAEQAVLGAIFLEPASMTVTSEVLIPEDFYRSSHQKIYTVMLKLNDHGKAVDLITVSEELGASKNLEEIGGVSYLSELAGSVPTAANVEYYVRIVEEKSLLRRLIRTATNIAQEGYSREDEVEELLGEAEKNIMEVAQRKNAGAFQNIKDVLVRTYDNIEVLTNRKGDVTGIPTGFTELDRMTAGFQRNDLIIVGARPSVGKTAFALNIAQNVATKTEENVAIFSLEMGAEQLVMRMLCAEGNINAQNLRTGALTDEDWRKLTMAMGSLSNAGIYIDDTPGIRIGEIRSKCRRLKQEQGLGMILIDYLQLIQGNGHSGENRQQEVSEISRSLKSLARELQVPVIALSQLSRGVEQRQDKRPMMSDIRESGSIEQDADIVAFLYRDDYYDKESENKDIIEIIIAKQRNGPVGTVSLAFVKEYNKFVNLERRFDDSSMPPGA; the protein is encoded by the coding sequence ATGAATGAGGTTTTTCAAGACCGAATACCACCGCAGAATATCGATGCTGAGCAAGCAGTTTTAGGTGCGATATTTTTAGAACCTGCTTCCATGACTGTTACGTCAGAGGTATTAATCCCTGAGGACTTTTACCGCAGCTCTCACCAAAAGATTTATACGGTAATGCTTAAGCTGAATGATCATGGTAAAGCAGTGGATTTAATTACTGTAAGTGAAGAACTTGGAGCTTCTAAGAATTTAGAAGAAATTGGCGGCGTATCCTACTTGAGCGAACTTGCAGGCTCCGTACCTACGGCTGCCAATGTCGAATATTATGTACGAATTGTTGAGGAGAAATCGCTGCTAAGACGTTTGATTCGTACGGCTACTAATATTGCGCAAGAAGGATACAGTCGTGAAGATGAAGTCGAAGAACTACTAGGTGAAGCGGAAAAAAATATTATGGAGGTTGCACAACGAAAGAACGCTGGTGCATTCCAAAATATTAAGGATGTACTCGTTCGAACCTACGATAATATTGAAGTTTTGACCAACCGCAAAGGCGATGTGACCGGAATTCCAACAGGATTTACGGAGCTAGATAGAATGACAGCTGGCTTCCAGCGTAATGACTTAATTATTGTCGGTGCCCGTCCATCAGTAGGGAAAACGGCTTTTGCCCTTAATATCGCTCAGAACGTGGCTACAAAGACCGAAGAAAACGTAGCTATCTTTAGTCTTGAGATGGGTGCGGAACAGCTTGTCATGCGTATGCTGTGCGCTGAAGGCAATATTAACGCACAGAACCTTCGGACTGGTGCATTAACCGATGAAGACTGGCGTAAGCTTACCATGGCAATGGGAAGTCTTTCTAATGCCGGAATCTATATTGACGATACACCAGGGATCCGAATTGGAGAAATTCGATCGAAATGCCGTCGTCTAAAACAAGAACAAGGTCTCGGGATGATTTTAATTGATTATCTTCAATTAATTCAAGGGAATGGCCATTCTGGCGAGAACCGTCAACAGGAAGTTTCAGAAATATCACGATCTCTTAAATCACTGGCTAGAGAATTACAAGTGCCAGTTATCGCTCTTTCTCAGCTTTCTCGTGGAGTAGAGCAGCGTCAAGATAAACGTCCTATGATGTCTGATATCCGTGAATCAGGAAGTATTGAGCAGGATGCTGATATTGTTGCTTTTCTATATCGTGATGATTATTACGATAAAGAATCTGAGAACAAAGATATCATTGAAATTATTATAGCTAAGCAGCGTAACGGCCCCGTTGGTACAGTTTCACTTGCTTTTGTTAAAGAATATAATAAATTCGTAAATCTTGAACGGCGGTTCGATGATTCCTCGATGCCTCCCGGCGCATGA